A region from the Campylobacter subantarcticus LMG 24377 genome encodes:
- a CDS encoding DMT family transporter, with translation MQYFFSFSLVGLFYALKKIDLSVAYATWAGCGLALVSVVGFLVFKEAITLNKIIFIILIVTGVVGLKLSA, from the coding sequence TTGCAATATTTTTTTTCTTTTTCATTAGTAGGTTTATTTTATGCTTTAAAGAAAATTGATCTTAGTGTTGCGTATGCAACTTGGGCTGGATGTGGTTTAGCACTTGTTAGTGTGGTTGGGTTTTTAGTTTTTAAAGAAGCCATAACGCTTAATAAGATTATTTTTATTATTTTAATCGTCACTGGAGTTGTGGGGTTAAAACTTAGTGCTTAA
- a CDS encoding 4Fe-4S dicluster domain-containing protein, with the protein MKDFVFLENEDLIPLSDNISIAQKACEEEVFIGNSKLLNPEVYAPEINFYLKNSQDDVLAKSKTIDFLYQVRSKVYDLGLDLEYTKEVGKNVILVSDEEQSELIGSLKQEEYKVLKLNNEQCLGVLGCVGELCVIALKNGEQVDIDCDFFLYDTKKESFDQQSGCYDFSSLSQEALIKLLNSNSPKYKFRNYISYDDSICQYHERRSVHCGKCAEICPSVAILKDDEQKKLEFSHVDCLSCGDCVGICPSGALDYAPMPRNSFYEILKFYEDKIILIIPEKMSIENLNITLKKDVMPFMIKGENYLDQAHFLAMLQTSGASVIFYSNGLSQGALEVVDLMNEIFQRKYKQNAIFVAQNEKELLEAMEQACFIDDLKFISYNPALLKREDFAIRLREIIGDQNLGNIPSKEWIRYGKITINTDTCTLCLSCVGACNVGALVADAKDNSLKFNASLCTTCGYCEASCAEKDTLVLQRSGIDLEKEYFSFMVLAQDELFACVECGKEFATKKAIEKIASIMKPRFMGDEAKIKTLYCCAECKAKVMIQSMNVL; encoded by the coding sequence ATGAAAGATTTTGTATTTTTAGAAAATGAAGACTTAATCCCTTTAAGTGATAATATTAGCATAGCTCAAAAAGCCTGTGAAGAAGAAGTTTTTATAGGAAATTCAAAGCTTTTAAATCCTGAAGTTTACGCACCTGAGATTAATTTTTATCTTAAAAATTCTCAAGATGATGTGCTAGCAAAATCAAAAACTATTGATTTTTTATATCAAGTTAGATCTAAAGTCTATGATTTGGGTCTTGATTTAGAATATACTAAAGAAGTGGGTAAAAATGTAATCCTTGTAAGCGATGAGGAGCAAAGTGAGTTAATTGGAAGTTTAAAACAAGAAGAATACAAGGTTTTAAAACTAAACAATGAGCAATGTTTGGGTGTTTTAGGTTGTGTAGGTGAGCTTTGTGTGATAGCGTTGAAAAATGGCGAGCAAGTGGATATTGATTGTGATTTTTTTCTCTATGATACAAAAAAAGAAAGCTTTGATCAGCAAAGTGGCTGTTATGATTTTTCTAGCTTGAGTCAAGAAGCACTTATAAAACTTTTAAACTCTAATTCTCCAAAATATAAATTTAGAAATTACATTAGTTATGATGATAGCATTTGTCAATACCATGAAAGAAGAAGTGTTCATTGTGGAAAATGTGCCGAAATCTGTCCTAGTGTGGCTATTTTAAAAGACGATGAGCAAAAGAAATTAGAATTTTCTCATGTAGATTGTTTAAGTTGTGGCGATTGTGTAGGAATTTGCCCTAGTGGCGCGCTTGATTATGCGCCTATGCCACGCAATAGTTTTTATGAAATTTTAAAATTCTACGAAGATAAAATCATCTTAATCATTCCTGAAAAAATGTCGATTGAAAATTTAAATATCACTTTAAAAAAAGATGTGATGCCTTTTATGATTAAAGGAGAAAATTATCTAGATCAAGCACATTTTCTAGCTATGCTTCAAACAAGTGGTGCGAGTGTGATTTTTTACAGCAATGGTTTATCACAAGGTGCTTTAGAAGTGGTAGATTTAATGAATGAAATTTTTCAAAGAAAATATAAACAAAATGCAATTTTTGTAGCTCAAAATGAAAAAGAACTTTTAGAAGCTATGGAACAAGCTTGTTTTATTGATGATCTTAAATTTATTTCTTATAATCCTGCGCTTTTAAAAAGAGAAGATTTTGCAATAAGACTAAGAGAAATTATAGGGGATCAAAATTTAGGCAATATTCCAAGTAAAGAGTGGATACGCTATGGAAAAATCACTATCAATACCGATACCTGTACTTTGTGTCTTTCTTGTGTTGGAGCTTGTAATGTAGGAGCTTTAGTGGCTGATGCTAAAGATAATTCTTTGAAATTTAATGCGAGTTTATGTACCACCTGTGGGTATTGCGAAGCAAGTTGTGCTGAAAAAGACACGCTAGTGCTTCAAAGAAGTGGTATAGATTTAGAAAAAGAGTATTTTTCTTTTATGGTTTTAGCTCAAGATGAGCTTTTTGCTTGTGTTGAATGTGGGAAGGAATTTGCTACTAAAAAAGCCATTGAAAAAATCGCTAGCATTATGAAGCCAAGATTTATGGGCGATGAAGCGAAAATAAAAACGCTATATTGTTGTGCTGAATGTAAAGCAAAGGTAATGATACAAAGTATGAATGTGCTTTAA
- the selA gene encoding L-seryl-tRNA(Sec) selenium transferase, translating into MNKFRNFPPINTLINDESLADYPLYLRSYFAKQVVSNCKKELTKNENLNFSLQNLLTKITQNIQDFLNTQSQSLVNATGVIIHTNLGRSIIDEHIFEKTKPIICSYSNLEFNMQTGKRGSRYDALNANLKILFDCEDCLVVNNNASAVFLILNTLAKNNEVITSRSELVEIGGNFRIPEVMLAAGVRLKEIGTTNKTHLYDYENAINENTKMILKTHRSNFAFKGFFEEVSLSEIHTLTKKKKLISYYDLGAGWCEKINKQLSKNEPNVKELLKHCDILSFSGDKLFGSTQAGIILGKKKYIQQLKKNQLLRMLRVDKITLAFLNGTAKAYLEKEYEKIPTLKLLNDDLKTIEKKVLFVQEKIPVKCELKASKSLVGGGSMPDKSLDTLVLSFNEKALPLQEKFRKKGIIGRIENGCFVLDFRSILEKDLSRLIHAIKEVFHA; encoded by the coding sequence ATGAACAAATTTAGAAATTTTCCGCCCATAAACACTTTAATCAACGATGAAAGCTTAGCTGATTACCCTTTATACCTAAGATCTTACTTTGCTAAGCAAGTTGTTTCAAATTGTAAAAAAGAACTCACTAAAAATGAGAATTTAAATTTTAGTTTACAAAATTTACTCACAAAAATCACACAAAATATACAAGATTTTTTAAATACACAAAGTCAAAGCTTAGTCAATGCCACTGGTGTGATCATACACACCAACCTTGGTCGTAGTATCATTGATGAACATATTTTTGAAAAAACTAAGCCAATTATTTGCTCTTACTCTAACTTAGAATTTAACATGCAAACTGGCAAAAGAGGATCAAGATATGATGCGCTAAATGCAAATTTAAAAATTTTGTTTGATTGTGAAGATTGTTTAGTAGTTAACAATAACGCTTCAGCTGTATTTTTAATCTTAAATACTTTAGCAAAAAATAATGAGGTTATCACTTCAAGGAGTGAGCTAGTTGAAATTGGTGGAAATTTTAGAATTCCTGAAGTTATGCTAGCAGCCGGTGTTAGACTAAAAGAAATAGGCACAACTAATAAAACTCATCTGTATGATTATGAAAATGCCATCAATGAAAATACTAAGATGATTTTAAAAACCCACCGCTCTAACTTTGCTTTTAAAGGTTTTTTTGAAGAAGTAAGTTTAAGTGAAATTCACACTTTAACAAAAAAGAAAAAACTCATTTCATATTATGATTTAGGTGCTGGCTGGTGTGAAAAAATCAACAAACAACTCAGTAAAAATGAGCCAAACGTGAAAGAGCTTTTAAAACACTGCGATATCTTAAGTTTTAGTGGTGATAAGCTTTTTGGCTCTACGCAAGCAGGCATTATACTTGGAAAGAAAAAATACATTCAACAGCTAAAGAAAAATCAACTCTTAAGAATGTTAAGAGTTGATAAAATCACACTTGCTTTTTTAAATGGAACCGCCAAGGCTTATTTGGAAAAAGAATATGAAAAAATTCCTACTTTAAAACTTTTAAATGATGATTTAAAAACTATAGAAAAAAAGGTGCTTTTTGTCCAAGAAAAGATTCCTGTAAAATGCGAGTTAAAAGCTTCTAAAAGTTTAGTAGGTGGTGGATCTATGCCCGATAAAAGTCTAGACACTCTTGTGTTAAGTTTTAATGAGAAGGCTTTGCCTTTGCAAGAAAAATTTAGAAAAAAAGGTATCATTGGTCGTATTGAAAATGGGTGTTTTGTGCTAGATTTTAGAAGTATTTTAGAAAAAGATTTAAGCCGTTTAATCCACGCTATCAAAGAGGTATTTCATGCATAG
- the selB gene encoding selenocysteine-specific translation elongation factor yields the protein MHSIIIGTAGHIDHGKTSLIKAINGFEGDDLKEEQEKGITINLSFSNLKSENLNIAFIDVPGHESLIKTMISGAFGFRVCMFVIDINEGLKAQSIEHLKVLEFLGVKDVVLVLSKVDLCKDFEYKQKELLNEISTFKVNILKVFATSIYDEQSILSLKNYLLSLKPKENDENLIFRYYIDRVFSLKGIGTVVTGSLNEGKIHKNEKIFCLETQKDIMIKNIQIHEENILEAKTYNRVALSLNCDYHELKKGYVLSKKGIFKSFKSIDGVVFTTGIKHGSILEFCSGSKKLNAKISIIKELEDKTYVSLDFDKNLALCFDDKFILLENGRIKSGGVVLNAVSEPLKKDIKTKYLMLLEQRDFKRVFEFLKQTHKLGFGLLSCYQRFKLSHEQALNLAKSLDHVFVDEQALNVYDLNAMQNLKDFINFIFSKNPYALISPHSIALRLSWASENFCAYTLMQMQEKLDFKDGIWFLKGQNYERLQEKAHCELYEILKKEGIKPTAPYNLYEYLELDRKNGDFILKKLTKENKVIRLAHNLFIEKNSLENLIQEFLKLLQTHHLDVAFVKNHFQISRKYAIAYLEYLDKNYPQVVKIDEKRFLRT from the coding sequence ATGCATAGTATTATCATAGGTACAGCTGGGCATATTGATCATGGCAAAACTTCACTGATTAAAGCTATTAATGGATTTGAAGGAGATGATTTAAAAGAAGAACAAGAAAAAGGCATTACGATTAATTTGAGTTTTTCAAACTTAAAAAGTGAAAATTTAAACATTGCTTTTATCGATGTACCAGGACATGAAAGTTTGATCAAAACCATGATAAGTGGTGCTTTTGGTTTTAGAGTGTGTATGTTTGTCATAGATATCAACGAGGGTTTAAAAGCTCAGAGTATAGAGCATTTAAAGGTCTTAGAATTTTTAGGTGTAAAAGATGTAGTGCTTGTTTTAAGCAAAGTTGATTTGTGCAAAGACTTTGAATATAAGCAAAAAGAACTTTTAAATGAGATCAGCACTTTTAAAGTCAACATCTTAAAAGTATTTGCAACTAGTATTTATGATGAGCAAAGTATCTTGAGTTTAAAAAACTATCTTCTAAGCCTAAAACCCAAAGAAAATGATGAAAATTTGATTTTTAGGTACTACATTGATAGGGTTTTTTCTCTAAAAGGTATAGGTACAGTAGTAACAGGAAGCTTAAATGAGGGAAAGATCCATAAAAACGAAAAAATCTTTTGCCTTGAAACCCAAAAAGATATCATGATAAAAAATATACAAATTCACGAAGAAAATATTTTAGAAGCAAAAACTTACAACAGAGTTGCTTTGAGTTTAAACTGTGATTATCATGAATTAAAAAAAGGCTATGTGCTTAGCAAAAAAGGTATTTTTAAAAGCTTTAAAAGCATCGATGGGGTAGTTTTTACCACAGGGATTAAACATGGAAGTATTTTGGAATTTTGTAGTGGGTCAAAAAAACTAAATGCCAAAATAAGCATCATCAAAGAGTTAGAAGATAAAACTTATGTGAGTTTAGATTTTGATAAAAACTTGGCTCTATGTTTTGATGATAAATTTATCCTACTTGAAAATGGACGCATTAAAAGTGGTGGTGTAGTGCTTAATGCAGTAAGCGAGCCTTTAAAAAAAGATATCAAAACCAAATATCTCATGCTTTTAGAACAAAGAGATTTTAAAAGAGTGTTTGAATTTTTAAAACAAACCCACAAACTTGGTTTTGGTTTGCTCTCATGCTACCAACGCTTCAAACTCTCCCATGAACAAGCTTTGAATTTAGCAAAAAGCTTAGATCATGTTTTTGTCGATGAGCAAGCTTTAAATGTATACGATCTTAATGCTATGCAAAACTTGAAAGATTTTATTAATTTTATCTTTTCTAAAAATCCTTACGCATTAATATCGCCTCATTCTATTGCCCTAAGACTTTCTTGGGCGAGTGAAAATTTTTGCGCTTATACACTTATGCAAATGCAAGAAAAGCTAGATTTTAAAGATGGGATATGGTTTTTAAAAGGACAAAATTATGAAAGATTGCAAGAAAAAGCCCATTGTGAACTTTATGAAATTTTAAAAAAAGAAGGTATTAAACCTACTGCGCCTTATAATCTTTATGAGTATCTAGAACTTGATAGAAAAAATGGAGATTTTATTTTAAAAAAACTCACCAAAGAAAATAAAGTCATCAGACTTGCACATAATCTTTTCATAGAAAAAAATTCTCTTGAAAATCTTATACAAGAGTTTTTAAAACTTTTACAAACACATCATCTAGATGTAGCTTTTGTTAAAAACCATTTTCAAATTTCAAGAAAGTATGCCATAGCTTACTTAGAGTATCTTGACAAAAACTACCCTCAAGTAGTAAAAATAGATGAAAAAAGGTTTTTAAGAACCTAA
- a CDS encoding thioredoxin fold domain-containing protein — MKKSLALLTLASSLFAASNEEIINFFKKNPNLSNANISVSSREKVPETDFEVVTVNFEISGKSFQEIVFTQANIITTEVIDVKKGEFYSQVYQAKLMEKQQAEFSKKALVELKKEKMFVSLGDKNKPLLYVFSDPECPYCRMHLDKIEEVLKTHQVKFILTPIHDTSAFEKSALIYKESKSAKNDVQKIAIMKKYYDKNLKDYKKPSESEVQAVRDTFAKYSKLGLRAVPTIINAQK; from the coding sequence ATGAAAAAATCTTTAGCTCTTTTAACTCTTGCTAGTTCTTTATTTGCTGCGAGTAATGAAGAAATTATTAATTTTTTCAAAAAAAATCCCAACCTATCTAACGCTAACATTAGTGTTTCTAGTAGAGAAAAAGTTCCTGAAACTGATTTTGAGGTAGTTACGGTTAATTTTGAAATCAGCGGAAAAAGCTTTCAAGAAATTGTTTTCACTCAAGCAAACATCATTACAACTGAAGTGATTGATGTAAAAAAAGGTGAGTTTTATTCTCAAGTTTATCAAGCAAAACTCATGGAAAAACAACAAGCTGAATTTTCAAAAAAAGCTTTAGTAGAACTTAAAAAAGAAAAAATGTTTGTATCTTTAGGTGATAAAAATAAACCTTTACTTTATGTATTTAGCGACCCTGAATGCCCTTACTGTAGAATGCATTTAGATAAAATCGAAGAAGTATTAAAAACTCACCAAGTAAAATTTATCCTTACTCCAATCCATGATACAAGTGCATTTGAAAAGTCTGCATTAATTTACAAAGAAAGTAAAAGTGCAAAAAATGATGTGCAAAAAATTGCCATCATGAAAAAATACTATGATAAAAATTTAAAAGACTATAAAAAACCAAGTGAATCAGAGGTTCAAGCTGTAAGAGATACTTTTGCAAAATACTCCAAACTTGGCCTTCGTGCTGTACCAACCATCATCAATGCTCAAAAATAG
- the gdhA gene encoding NADP-specific glutamate dehydrogenase — translation MSIAKQYINETLEKIQATSPRQPIFFQAATEVLNSLEPLLESNKTYQDHAILERIVMPEKATIFRVVYIDDAGKAQTHFGYRVQFNSSLGPYKGGIRFHPSVDLDVLKFLGFEQIFKNSLTGLMIGGAKGGANFDPKGKSEAEIMRFCQAFMTELSKIIGASTDVPAGDIGVGAREIGYMFGAYKKISSNFDGTLTGKKIPWGGSLVRTEATGYGCVYFTQEMLAKYNNALEGKECAVSGSGNVAIYTIEKLHQLGAKAITISDSDGFVYDKDGIDLDLLKEIKEAKRARVSDYAVLKKGAIFTPKSAYKQGCNGVWSIPCDIAFPSATQNELNLEDIKTLYHNGCRMVAEGANMPSTLEAIDFMLNQKDFLFAPAKAANAGGVATSQLEMQQNASMCQWSFEEVDAKLHKIMKNIFENSYECAKAYNHEGNLVVGSNIAGFKKVADAMIDHGYI, via the coding sequence ATGAGTATAGCTAAACAATATATCAATGAAACCTTAGAAAAAATTCAAGCAACTTCCCCAAGACAACCTATCTTTTTTCAGGCAGCAACTGAGGTGTTAAATTCTTTAGAACCTTTACTTGAATCTAACAAAACTTATCAAGATCATGCTATATTAGAGCGTATTGTTATGCCTGAAAAAGCGACTATTTTTAGAGTAGTATATATTGATGATGCAGGTAAAGCTCAAACACATTTTGGTTATAGAGTGCAGTTTAATTCTAGTTTAGGACCTTATAAAGGTGGGATCAGATTTCATCCTAGTGTAGATTTAGATGTTTTGAAATTTTTAGGTTTTGAACAAATTTTCAAAAACTCTCTAACAGGTTTAATGATAGGAGGAGCTAAAGGAGGAGCAAATTTTGATCCTAAAGGTAAAAGCGAAGCAGAAATTATGCGTTTTTGTCAAGCTTTTATGACCGAGCTTTCAAAAATCATAGGTGCAAGCACTGATGTGCCAGCAGGCGATATAGGGGTTGGCGCTAGAGAAATTGGATATATGTTTGGAGCTTATAAGAAAATTAGCTCTAATTTTGATGGAACCTTAACGGGAAAGAAAATTCCATGGGGTGGAAGCTTAGTAAGAACAGAAGCAACAGGATATGGCTGTGTGTATTTTACTCAAGAAATGCTAGCAAAATATAATAATGCATTAGAAGGAAAAGAGTGTGCAGTCTCAGGTAGCGGAAATGTGGCAATTTATACCATAGAAAAATTACATCAACTTGGTGCAAAGGCTATTACAATAAGCGATAGTGATGGATTTGTCTATGATAAAGATGGGATAGATTTAGATTTATTAAAAGAAATTAAAGAAGCAAAAAGAGCTAGAGTGAGTGATTATGCAGTGCTTAAAAAAGGTGCTATTTTTACTCCAAAAAGTGCGTATAAACAAGGTTGCAATGGAGTATGGAGCATACCTTGTGATATAGCTTTTCCAAGTGCTACGCAAAATGAGTTAAATTTAGAAGATATTAAAACCTTATATCACAATGGCTGTCGTATGGTAGCAGAGGGAGCTAATATGCCAAGCACACTTGAAGCGATTGATTTTATGTTAAATCAAAAAGACTTTTTATTTGCTCCGGCTAAGGCTGCTAATGCAGGTGGTGTAGCGACTTCTCAACTTGAAATGCAACAAAATGCAAGTATGTGTCAATGGAGTTTTGAGGAAGTTGATGCAAAATTACATAAGATTATGAAAAATATTTTTGAAAATTCATACGAGTGTGCAAAAGCTTATAATCATGAAGGAAATTTAGTAGTAGGTTCAAATATAGCAGGCTTTAAAAAAGTAGCTGATGCAATGATTGATCATGGTTATATTTAA